GCAGCACAGTACCTACAAACCGACCCTTATATTGGTTATGTAATTATTGATATTGATGGTAAAGATGATGCTAAGAATATATTAAAGGAACTTAAATTAATCCCTGGTACGATTAAAGTAAGGATGTTGTATTAGAACTCATACTCATGTTTCTCCAATATATTTTTTATTTCGTCCCTAAAGGGACTTAATCTATTTCTTTGTTCATTATCCTATAAATATTTTGTCCTGACTGGACAATAAAGCCTTGATTATGTATAAACCAATGTAATCCCTTTAGGGATTATATAGTTATAGAATAATAAATATCAAACTGAAGTTAAAAGTCCCGTAGGGACGAGATAGGGATTGATTTACAAGACAAGTAGAATAGTCCAAAATCTTGAAGTTTTCTAAATTTATTTGGTAATTCATGCCTTCGGGATTTGATTTCAAAATTATTCTGGACAGCACTGCTCATACTATTAAAAGCTGTCTAAGAATAATTTCCCAATTAAATAACTTATGAAAAAAAAGGCCTACCCATAAACACTTTAGCAGGCAGGCCAATTGAAGTTAACGTTCTTGCATCCAATTTCTTGAAAAATTTCTGCTCAAATTTTTCTAATGATAGATTAGAAATTATTTTTTCTTGGCTGCTTTCCTAGTTAATTTATTTTTGCCTTTCTTAGTTTTAACGTTAATAGTTTTCTTAGCCGAGCTTTTCTTAGTAATCTTTTTCTTTAATTTTATAGCGGGTTTCTTCTTAGAAACTTTTTTTTGCGGTTTTGCTTTAACCGATTTCTTTTTAGTAACTTTTTTAATTTCAGCCTTAGCTTTTTTAACAGCCTTTTTTGCTTTGGGAGTCACTGTAGTTTGTTTCATTTTTTGGGCAATTAAATTCAATGCGCTTCCTGCTTTGAACCATTCAATTTGCCCAGCATTGAATGAATGATTAAGCATTATTTCATCTGAAGAACCATCGCTATGTTTTACAATTAATTTTAATTGTTTATCAGGTGCGAAATTTTTTAATCCAACTATACTTAGTTTATCGTCCTCTTGAATTTTATCATAATCATTTGGGTCAGCAAAAGTAAGAGGTAACATGCCTTGTTTTTTCAAATTAGTTTCGTGAATTCTAGCAAAGCTTTTTACAATGATTGCTTTTCCGCCCAAGTAACGAGGTTCCATTGCTGCATGTTCTCTGCTCGAACCTTCTCCATAGTTCTCATCACCTACAACAATCCATCCAATACCCTTAGCTTTATATTCCCGCGCTACTTCATGAACTTTTTTATATTCACCTGTGAATTGGTTTTTTGCTTCTCCGGCGTTTCCAGTAAAAGCATTAATAGCGCCCAAAAACATATTTTTGGAAATATTATCGAGATGACCGCGATATTTTAACCAAGGGCCAGCGGGAGAAATATGGTCTGTAGTACATTTGCCTTTTACTTTCAATAATAATGGCAAATCGATAAAGTCTTTCCCATCCCAAGCCGGGAAACGTTCAAGCAGTTGAAGTCTTTCGCTTCCCTCAGGAATTTTCACTTCAGTTTTGTAGCCGTCAGGTGAAGGAGGAATAAAACCATCAAAGTTTTTTACAAAATTGTCTATTGGGAGTTCTTCTCCCATAGGAGGATCTAACTTAACTTGTTCACCATTTTCATTTGTTATATAATCTGTGGCTGGATTAAAAGATAAGCTTCCGGAAATTGCCAACGCAGTTACAATTTCTGGACTCGCAACAAATGCTAAAGTTTCCGGATTACCATCATTTCTTTTTGCAAAATTTCTGTTGAATGAAGTAACAATTGTGTTTCTTTCTCCAGTTTTAACATCCATTCTGTTCCACATGCCAATACATGGTCCACAAGCATTTGCTAATACCAATCCACCTAATTCTTCTAACACTTTCAATTGACCGTCTCTTTCAATGGTAGCTCTTACTTGTTCCGAACCAGGTGTGATAGTAAATTGTGTTTTAGCTTTAAGTCCTTTTGATAGCGCTTGTTTAGCAATATTAGCTGATCTGTCAATATCTTCATAGCTTGAATTTGTGCAACTTCCAATAAGAGCTACGCTAATTTTATCCGGAAAATTATTTTCTTTGACAGCCTCTTTCATCTTGGAAATTGGCCATGCACGGTCTGGGGTAAAAGGACCGTTAAGGTGAGGCTCAAGTTCGCTCAAGTTTATTTCGATTACTTGGTCGAAATATTTTTCAGGTTCAGCGTAAACCTCATCGTCGGCTTTTAGTACATCAGAAAGTTCAGTTGCTAAGTCAGCTACATCATTACGGTCAGTTTTTCTTAGATATTCTACCATTTTTTGGTCAAATGCAAAGATTGAAGTTGTAGCACCAACTTCTGCACCCATGTTACAAATTGTACCTTTGCCTGTACAAGAGATTGAATTAGCACCTTCACCAAAATATTCTAAGATTGCACCGGTGCCTCCTTTAACTGTAAGGATACCAGCAACTTTAAGAATAACATCTTTAGGTGATACCCAACCTGAAAGTTTGCCGGTTAATTTTACTCCAATAAGTTTAGGCCATTTTAATTCCCATGGCATTCCGGCCATAACATCTACTACATCAGCGCCGCCGACACCAATTGCAATCATACCAAGTCCTCCGGCATTTGGCGTATGCGAATCGGAACCAATCATCATTCCACCTGGAAAGGCATAATTTTCCAGAATAACTTGGTGGATAATTCCTGCGCCTGGTTTCCAAAAGCCCACACCATATTTTTTGCAAATACTCTCAAGGAATTCATAGACCTCCTTATTTTCCTCTATAGCGCGTTCGAGGTCTGCTTTTGAACCGCTTTGTGCAACTATTAAATGGTCGCAGTGTGCCGTTGCTGGTACTGCTGAAGTTTTCCTGCCAGCATGCATAAATTGCAATAAGGCCATTTGTGCAGTCGCATCCTGCATAGCTACACGATCAGGTGTAAATTCTGCGAAGTCTTTACCCCGCTTCAATTCATTTTTTGCTGGGCTCCATAAATGGGCATAAAGGATTTTCTCAGCATAAGTCATTGGTCTGCCAACTACCTTGCGCGCTCTGTCAACTTTGTCTCTTAATTTACTGTAAACCCCTTGGATCATATCAAAATTTGCGGTCATTTTAATTTTCCTTATAATTTATTTTTTATTTTGAAAAATAACAAAAAACGAAGTGTTTTGCTGTTGGATTCCAGAAAATAAAATGGGTTTATTAAAATATATTTCTAAAGGAAGTTTATGTTGTTTGTTTAGTTCAAAAATTCATTGATGGTTAATTCTTTTCTAAGTATTAATGCTGTTGATAAACAGGGTGATTTTATTACTTATTTATTGTTTAGTATCTGGTTTAATTAACATTATTTTTTTGGTTGTAAATTTTAATAAGTAAATTCTTTGGAAAAAATTTGGATTAATTTTTATTACCATATAATTCTAGTTCAACTAATTCACAAATTATATGAGCTATTGTAATGTGTCCCTCCTGAATTCTTTGAATATTAAAAGATGGGATTGTAATAGGTAAATCTACATTGCTTTTCAGCTTGCCTCCGTTTCCGCCAAGAAATCCAATAACTTTCATTCCTTTCTCTTTAGCTTTTTCAACGGCTTTAAGAACATTAACAGAGTTTCCGCTTGTAGAAATGGCAATTAAAATATCGCCGCTGTTGCCTAATCCTTCTACGTTTCTTGCAAATATGTTTTCAAAACCGATATCATTCCCGCCTGCGGTTAAATTAGAAGAATCTGTGGTTAAGGCTATAGCAGCCAATGCAGGTCGCTTTATGTCATGGTTTAATCTTATCATTAATTCGGTTGCAATATGTTGACAATCTGCAGCACTGCCTCCATTACCACACAACAGAACTTTTTTCCCGTTTCTGTAAGCATTTGTTATTAATTCGACTGCATTCATTAATTCTGCTTTACATTCTTTTTCTATTTTTAATTTTGTCTCAGCGCTTTCTTTTAGCGAGTCTGTAATAAATTTTTCTTTATTCAATTTCTCTTCTCCACCGAAATATTAATTATTGTCAAAGATAACAAAGTTTATTATTATTAACCCTAAAAAAATTATCAGCAAAAATCTTTAAGAGAATTGTGAAATAAGTATTAGTTCATCTGTGGGGATAGAAGATATTATAACTTAATGGTGCTGTGATTTTTAAGAGCTTGTGAATATTAAGAGTCTAAAACTAAATAATAATTATTGAATTAAGGATTAAATTTATGGATAAGATAACAATTTACGAAAAGCCGACATGCACTACGTGTAGGAAGGTAATTAAAATTCTTCAAGAAAATGGAGTGGATTTCGAACGTATTAATTACTACATAGAACCTTTCAAAAAAGAGCAATTAAAATTGCTGTTAAAAAAAATGAACATGACACCGAGTGAACTTCTTAGAAAAAATGATGAAGCATATAAAAAATTAAAGGCAAAAATTCTTAAGCTTTCTGAAGAAGAAATATTAGAATTAATGATAAAAAATCCAGATTTAATTCAGCGACCTATAGTAGAAAAAGGTGAAAAAGCAATACTTGCGCGCCCGCCCGAAAGTATTTCAAAGCTTTTTAATTGAGTTAATAAATGTTCTTTTTAGATATAATAAGAAAAAAATTGCATATTTAGTTTGATATTGACTAAGTTACCATTATTTATCAGCATTATTTCACATTATGAGTAAACAGACCTACTTATGGGTTCTCGCTATTCTAATAACTATAGCCTCAGCTGTTTATCAAAGAATTACAGGTCCTACTTATCCTCTCACTGGTGGAGTATTAATCGATGGGCACGAAATAAAATATAGATTAGAACGAAGTTATTCAACTTCTTCAAATTATTTAATTAAGATTAACACAGGTGAATCAGAAATAAAAGGAAATTTATTTTGGAGAAAATACAAGTCTAACTCGAAATTTAATTCTATTCAGATGAAGGGCAATAAAGTTCTAAGTGCTGAGCTGCCTCGACAAAAAAGATTAGAAAAGCTTGAGTATTACATCGAGCTTTACAAGGACAATAAAACAATTAAAATACCTAAAGATAATTTGGTAATAATTAGATTTAAGGATGATGTGCCCGCATTGATATTAATTCCACATATTATCGTTATGTTCTTAGCTATGATGTTTTCTACTCGCGCTGGTTTGGAATTCTTTAATAAAGAGCCTAAGTTGAACAGGTTTTCATTTTGGACTGTAATAACATTATTTATTGGCGGCTTTCCGCTTGGCTTTGCAATGAATGGTTTTGCTTTTGGAGAAATTTGGGGTGGCTGGCCTTTTGGAACAGATGTGACGGATAATAAAACGCAAATAGCATTTATTACATGGCTGCTTGCATTTTTTATGGTTAAAAAAAATATGCGTTCAAAATATGCAGTGCTTGCAGCTGCAATAGTAATGTTAATTGTTTATATGATACCCCATAGTTCTTAACAGAAAGAAAAGGAAGAGCAGTAAACCACTAATAAGAGCAAGGGTATTAGTTTGATTTTATTTTTTTCCTGCTCCATCGAATTTTATTTAAGTAATTTGCATAGAATCAATTTTCTCACAAAAGGAGAAACTAAATGAGCGAGCATGAAGTAACTAAAATTCCAGGGTTACCAGATAATGCGTATACAGAATTAAAACCTGGCGAAGAATATCATCCTGTAATGTCACCTCAAAATGAATATCCTGAAGTAACTCCATATTCTTTGATAACTGGTTTAATAATGGCTGTGCTTTTTTCAGCTTCTGCAGCTTATCTGGGTTTAAAAATTGGACAAGTTTTTGAAGCTGCAATTCCAATTGCAATATTAGCTGTAGGAATAACCACGATTTTAAAAAAGAAAGGTGGACTAGGGCAAAATGTAATTATCCAATCAGTTGGTGCTACATCTGGTGCAGTTGTAGCCGGCGGAATTTTTACTTTGCCTGCTTTGTATATTCTTGGTCTCGATAAGTATGTTCAGTTTTACCAAATATTTTTAGCATCGTTGTTCGGCGGTTTCCTTGGTATCCTCTTTCTGGTCCCCTTTAGAAAATACTTTGTATCAGAGATGCATGGTAAGTTTCCTTTTCCTGAAGCTACTGCTACTACTGAGGTCCTAGTTGCAGGTGAAAAAGGAGGCAAGCAAGCTATTGTTTTGATTATCAGCGGTCTAATTGGGGGAGCTTATGACTTTGTTGTGGCTACTTTCGGATGGTGGAGCGAAGTGTTTACTACTCGTGTTGTAGAAGTAGGACAAAATCTTGCAGACAAATTAAAACTAGTTTTTAAGATAAATATAAGCTCTGCAATTCTTGGTCTTGGTTATATCGTAGGTTTACGTTACAGTGCAATTATTGTTGCTGGCTCTTTTCTTTCGTGGTATGTTATAATTCCTGTGTTTGCATATTTAGGCAACTACATTGTAGCCCCCATAGGTCCAAATGCTAAACTGCTGATTAAAGACATGTCGGCAGAACAAATTTTTTCAAATTATGTCCGGCATATTGGTATTGGTGGAATTGCCATGGCCGGATTAATTGGAATTATTAGATCGAGTAACATTATAAAGAAATCTTTTACTTTGGGGTTTAAGGAATTATTTGGTGCTAAATCGACTAATGATGAACTTAGAACCCAGCGTGACTTACCAATGAAAATTATATTTGTTGGAATATTTCTAACTGCCGTATTGATATTGGTTTTTTTCATGTTTGGTGTTGTACACAATCTTGGTTTAGCCTTAATTGGACTTTTAATTGTATTAATAATTTCTTTTTTGTTTACAACAGTAGCAGCAACTGCCATAGCAATTGTTGGTACAAACCCGGTTTCTGGAATGACATTAATGACGTTAATTTTATCCTCTGTAGTCTTAGTTTCTGTCGGGTTATCTGGAACTGCAGGTATGGTATCAGCTTTGATAATTGGAGGTGTAGTTTGTACGGCACTTTCTCAAGCCGGTTCATTTATAACTGATTTAAAGATTGGTTATTGGCTTGGTTCATCGCCTCATAAACAAGAAAGATGGAAATTTTTAGGAACAATTTTTTCCGCTGCCACTGTAGCATGGATTATAATGGTGTTGAACGATACTTATGGCTTTACAGGTGAAGGTGCATTAGTTGCACCGCAGGCAAATGCTATGGCAGCTGTAATCCAACCTTTAATGTCTAATCAAGCTGCGCCTTGGATGTTATACTTAGCAGGCGCTTTTATGGCATTAATATTAACAATAGTTAAAGTGCCGGCCTTAGCCTTTGCGCTGGGCATGTACTTGCCTTTGGAACTGAATACCCCTCTGCTTATAGGTGGACTAATTGCACATTTTGTTTCTACAAGAAGTAAAGATGAATCGCTTAATAAAACAAGGAAGGAGCGTGGCACCCTCATTGCCTCGGGTTTTATAGCCGGCGGTGCTCTAATGGGTGTTATTAGTGCTATTCTGCGCTATGCAGGATATAATTGGGTGAATACTGAATGGCAAGAATCTCATTCTGCTGAACTTATTGCTATTATTATGTTTATGCTGTTATCACTTTATATGATTTGGGATTCTATGAGAGCTAAAAAGGAAGAATAAATTAATGCTTAACTGCATAAGCAAAGACATATTTTCACAGAAATTTATTACTTGCAAGAATTTATTCATAAAAAAATAAATTTCTGCTGGCTGTTTAATTCAATTTTAATCGGCGGAGTGCTAACCCTATGGCTGTCTCAATTGAATATCTTTCATCAAGGTACTCTAGCACAAAACTAATAAACACTTTTCTAACTTTTTTAGGGATGAGCACTCCATAAAATGAAGCCGCTATTTCTAATAAAGTGTTCATTTTTGATAAGTATTTTTTCTCATTTTATTATCGAAAATGATTATAATATGTTTAACCCAAAAGAAAATCTTTTATGAATATTAAAGAAGTTAGAAATCAATTTCCTCATATTGCAAAAGGTAAAATTTATTTTAACCACGCTGCAATAGGACCATTATCAACACCGGTGGTAAATAAACTTAATGAATATATTTACCAGCGAAGTGAAGGTTCAATTGATATATATGAGTTATTTTTAAATGCTCAAAAAAACTCAAAAGAAAAATTAGCAAAAATATTGAATGTTGGACCAGAAAGAATTTCTTTTGTTCAAAATGTTTCTTCAGCAATCAGCATCATTGCTCAAGGACTGAAATGGAAAGTTGGTGACCGTATAATTTTAAATGATATGGAATTTCCATCTAATGTTTATCCTTTCTTGAATCTTAAAAGTGAAGGTGTAGAAATTGATTTTGTGAAATCTTCCAATGGCGCTGTACAATTTGACGAAATAGAAAAAGCTGTAACTCGAAAAACAAAATTGATTTCCATCAGTTTAGTTCAGTTCGTTTCGGGATTTAGAGCAGACGTAGAAAAAATAGGAGAACTTTGTAAGCTAAAGGGAATTATTTTTTGCATCGATGGAATTCAAGGGATTGGTGTTGTTGATACCGACATGCAAAGATACCAAGCAGATTTTATTGCCGGTGGTTCACAAAAATGGTTAATGGGCTTACAAGGCACATCATTCTTTTATATTTCAAAAGATTTACAGGATAAAGTTGAACCGAAAGTAGTTGGATGGACATCAGTAGTTAATGCTTGGAACCTTCTTAATTATGATTTAACTTTGCGGGAGAATGCTGACCGCTTTCAAAGCGGAACTATGAGCGCTATCGGTGTCTGTGCACTAAATGAAAGTCTAAATCTTTTTACTAAAATTGGAATGAAAAACATTGAGGAACAAATTTTATCTAATACCGAATACTTCAATAACAAACTGTTGTCTATTGGTGTTCGGCCAATTTTAGCAGATGCAAAAAGAGAAAACCTATCAGGGATAGTTTCATTCAGACACAAAAAATCTGAACAGATTTTTACCGAATTGGGAAAAAGAAACATAATTTGTTCTTTAAGGGAAGGGGTAATTAGGTTCTCGCCTCATTTTTATAACACTAAAGAAGAAATTGATTTTGTAATAGATGAATTGAAACTAATCATAAGTAAACTTTAACCTCAAAAATTTATTCCTAACCATATATACGCTAATAAGTTATTCTAAATTTGCATTTAACAGTGATGATTAATTGCCTGCAATAATTGTGAAGTTTCGTTTTTATGATGAAATGATGAAGGGAATGCAAAAACCGCATTCCCTTTAGTTTAGTACCATTTTTGTTATGATTTTCTAACAAGTCGCAGTGTTTATAAATTTATTCCAGCGCCAAGATAAAAAGTTCTTCCTAATGTTCCGTAATAAAGTACTTCCTCATAATTAGCATTAAAGAGGTTTTGTATTCTTCCATAGAATTCTAGGTTATCTGATATTTTTATTGAGCTTAGTAAATTTACTATTGTGTAAGAACTTAACTTAGTCCTTTGTGCTGGGTAAGTAGTAAAATCTTTATCATAGCGTTCGCCCACGTATTTTACTTGAAGTTGCAAATTAACATCAGTATTAAAATCATAACCGACTAAAAGAAATGCTTGGTTTTTAGGTCGACGCAGCAACGGCAAGTTATAATCTGTGCTTTTTACGTACTCGTCTTTCGTATTTGTTAAGGTGTAATTTATAGAAAAATTGAAGCGATTAATTCTATATCCCGTTAAATTAAATTCTATACCTTTCATTGAGGCTTTTGCTACGTTTATTGCCTTAAAATTTTCATCGAAACTGAACATATCCGTTAGCATTAAGCTGTAGTAGTTTAACTCAAAAGATAGTTTACCACCCAATAAAAATTGTTCTACTCCAAAATCGTAACCTTTACTTTTTTCTGGCTTTAGAGAAGGATTGCCATAAGCGGGGTCAAACAAGTAAAATAATGATGGTGCTTTGAAACCAGTTCCGTAAGTTGCTTTGAACTTAGTTTTAATTTTGTCAAAATAAAATGCTTGGGTAATTCGGTAGGTAAGTTCACCACCAAACTTTTGATGGTTGTCGTATCGTAATCCAACAGATGTAAATAATTTATTAAATACATTAATTTGATCTTGAGCATACAAACTATTTGTATAAACACTTTGTTCTGGAAAAATACTTTGATATGGACCAAAGATGCTAGTTGATGAATAATTTGACGAAGCTTTTTCCGTTTTATGTTCAATACCAACAGTGATGAGGTTATTGCTTAAGAAATAAAAATTATTTTGCCAGTCGATACTATATCGTACTCCATTAGCATAGTTATTACTTGATGTATTTGGTCTAATTTCATCTGGTAAATCCACTGCTTTAGAAATTCTTTTCATTATAGAAGCAGTTAAAGATTGCTTCCATTTTTTATTGAAGAGTTCGAGTTTGCTAATTGATGAGAAGAGTTGTTCTTCTACTTTATAACTAAAATTAGGGTCGTCACCCAACTTTTCGTTTTGGTCTAAATCATTATTTGATTTTGTGTATTTATATAAAAAAGAACTATTAAAATTATTGTTTGGGTGTATCATAATTTTTCCGGTAAAAGAATTATTTGAATAGCCATCTTTTTCCGTATTGCCATATTTAGAATCAGCAGCAGATATTCCATCAGTTTTATTTCTTGAAAAGGATAAGAAGTAATTTAGTTTATTGTAGTTTCCGTAAGCAGAGACATTACCTCTGTAATAATTATTTGATCCACCTTCACCGTAAAAAGAAAAATTTTTATTTGGTGAACCAAACTTTGTAATAATATTAATTACACCTGCTATTGCCTCAGAACCATAGAGGGTACTTTGGGGGCCTCGGACAATTTCAATTTTATCTATGTCGTTAACATTTAGATATGAGAAGTCAAATGCATTATCTGGTGAAGACGGGTTGTTCATTTCGGTTCCATCAATTAACACCAAGGTATGATTCGGACTGGCGCCTCTAATGAACACACTTGCTAATTTGCCAGGTCCACCTTGTTCAACTACTGTTACACCCGGCAATTCCCGTAAAGCATCTACGACTGTATTTATTTGCCTTTCTTTTAAATCTTTCTGTGTAAGCACAGAAACAGAACTTGCCAAAGTGTAATAAGGTGTTTCAGTGCGGTTAGCAGTTACAATTATTTCTGAAAGTGTTGTTTTTAGTGTGTCGGATTGTGGGAAGGAAGTTGCTGAAAAAAGCAAAAGAAACAAGCAGATATAAATCTTTTTCATAGAAGTTACTCCTTTTTATTTTCCTGTTATTAACAGGTGTGACATTAAAAACTGTCACAATGGTTAAAAGATGTAACTTCGTGGGTAGGTATAATTTGTTTCAAGTAAATTTGTACATTAAGCTTGAAACAAACTGTGGTATGAATAATTTTATTA
The sequence above is drawn from the Melioribacteraceae bacterium 4301-Me genome and encodes:
- a CDS encoding aconitate hydratase, with amino-acid sequence MTANFDMIQGVYSKLRDKVDRARKVVGRPMTYAEKILYAHLWSPAKNELKRGKDFAEFTPDRVAMQDATAQMALLQFMHAGRKTSAVPATAHCDHLIVAQSGSKADLERAIEENKEVYEFLESICKKYGVGFWKPGAGIIHQVILENYAFPGGMMIGSDSHTPNAGGLGMIAIGVGGADVVDVMAGMPWELKWPKLIGVKLTGKLSGWVSPKDVILKVAGILTVKGGTGAILEYFGEGANSISCTGKGTICNMGAEVGATTSIFAFDQKMVEYLRKTDRNDVADLATELSDVLKADDEVYAEPEKYFDQVIEINLSELEPHLNGPFTPDRAWPISKMKEAVKENNFPDKISVALIGSCTNSSYEDIDRSANIAKQALSKGLKAKTQFTITPGSEQVRATIERDGQLKVLEELGGLVLANACGPCIGMWNRMDVKTGERNTIVTSFNRNFAKRNDGNPETLAFVASPEIVTALAISGSLSFNPATDYITNENGEQVKLDPPMGEELPIDNFVKNFDGFIPPSPDGYKTEVKIPEGSERLQLLERFPAWDGKDFIDLPLLLKVKGKCTTDHISPAGPWLKYRGHLDNISKNMFLGAINAFTGNAGEAKNQFTGEYKKVHEVAREYKAKGIGWIVVGDENYGEGSSREHAAMEPRYLGGKAIIVKSFARIHETNLKKQGMLPLTFADPNDYDKIQEDDKLSIVGLKNFAPDKQLKLIVKHSDGSSDEIMLNHSFNAGQIEWFKAGSALNLIAQKMKQTTVTPKAKKAVKKAKAEIKKVTKKKSVKAKPQKKVSKKKPAIKLKKKITKKSSAKKTINVKTKKGKNKLTRKAAKKK
- a CDS encoding SIS domain-containing protein: MNKEKFITDSLKESAETKLKIEKECKAELMNAVELITNAYRNGKKVLLCGNGGSAADCQHIATELMIRLNHDIKRPALAAIALTTDSSNLTAGGNDIGFENIFARNVEGLGNSGDILIAISTSGNSVNVLKAVEKAKEKGMKVIGFLGGNGGKLKSNVDLPITIPSFNIQRIQEGHITIAHIICELVELELYGNKN
- a CDS encoding Spx/MgsR family RNA polymerase-binding regulatory protein, with amino-acid sequence MDKITIYEKPTCTTCRKVIKILQENGVDFERINYYIEPFKKEQLKLLLKKMNMTPSELLRKNDEAYKKLKAKILKLSEEEILELMIKNPDLIQRPIVEKGEKAILARPPESISKLFN
- a CDS encoding OPT family oligopeptide transporter — encoded protein: MSEHEVTKIPGLPDNAYTELKPGEEYHPVMSPQNEYPEVTPYSLITGLIMAVLFSASAAYLGLKIGQVFEAAIPIAILAVGITTILKKKGGLGQNVIIQSVGATSGAVVAGGIFTLPALYILGLDKYVQFYQIFLASLFGGFLGILFLVPFRKYFVSEMHGKFPFPEATATTEVLVAGEKGGKQAIVLIISGLIGGAYDFVVATFGWWSEVFTTRVVEVGQNLADKLKLVFKINISSAILGLGYIVGLRYSAIIVAGSFLSWYVIIPVFAYLGNYIVAPIGPNAKLLIKDMSAEQIFSNYVRHIGIGGIAMAGLIGIIRSSNIIKKSFTLGFKELFGAKSTNDELRTQRDLPMKIIFVGIFLTAVLILVFFMFGVVHNLGLALIGLLIVLIISFLFTTVAATAIAIVGTNPVSGMTLMTLILSSVVLVSVGLSGTAGMVSALIIGGVVCTALSQAGSFITDLKIGYWLGSSPHKQERWKFLGTIFSAATVAWIIMVLNDTYGFTGEGALVAPQANAMAAVIQPLMSNQAAPWMLYLAGAFMALILTIVKVPALAFALGMYLPLELNTPLLIGGLIAHFVSTRSKDESLNKTRKERGTLIASGFIAGGALMGVISAILRYAGYNWVNTEWQESHSAELIAIIMFMLLSLYMIWDSMRAKKEE
- a CDS encoding aminotransferase class V-fold PLP-dependent enzyme; the protein is MNIKEVRNQFPHIAKGKIYFNHAAIGPLSTPVVNKLNEYIYQRSEGSIDIYELFLNAQKNSKEKLAKILNVGPERISFVQNVSSAISIIAQGLKWKVGDRIILNDMEFPSNVYPFLNLKSEGVEIDFVKSSNGAVQFDEIEKAVTRKTKLISISLVQFVSGFRADVEKIGELCKLKGIIFCIDGIQGIGVVDTDMQRYQADFIAGGSQKWLMGLQGTSFFYISKDLQDKVEPKVVGWTSVVNAWNLLNYDLTLRENADRFQSGTMSAIGVCALNESLNLFTKIGMKNIEEQILSNTEYFNNKLLSIGVRPILADAKRENLSGIVSFRHKKSEQIFTELGKRNIICSLREGVIRFSPHFYNTKEEIDFVIDELKLIISKL
- a CDS encoding TonB-dependent receptor plug domain-containing protein; the encoded protein is MKKIYICLFLLLFSATSFPQSDTLKTTLSEIIVTANRTETPYYTLASSVSVLTQKDLKERQINTVVDALRELPGVTVVEQGGPGKLASVFIRGASPNHTLVLIDGTEMNNPSSPDNAFDFSYLNVNDIDKIEIVRGPQSTLYGSEAIAGVINIITKFGSPNKNFSFYGEGGSNNYYRGNVSAYGNYNKLNYFLSFSRNKTDGISAADSKYGNTEKDGYSNNSFTGKIMIHPNNNFNSSFLYKYTKSNNDLDQNEKLGDDPNFSYKVEEQLFSSISKLELFNKKWKQSLTASIMKRISKAVDLPDEIRPNTSSNNYANGVRYSIDWQNNFYFLSNNLITVGIEHKTEKASSNYSSTSIFGPYQSIFPEQSVYTNSLYAQDQINVFNKLFTSVGLRYDNHQKFGGELTYRITQAFYFDKIKTKFKATYGTGFKAPSLFYLFDPAYGNPSLKPEKSKGYDFGVEQFLLGGKLSFELNYYSLMLTDMFSFDENFKAINVAKASMKGIEFNLTGYRINRFNFSINYTLTNTKDEYVKSTDYNLPLLRRPKNQAFLLVGYDFNTDVNLQLQVKYVGERYDKDFTTYPAQRTKLSSYTIVNLLSSIKISDNLEFYGRIQNLFNANYEEVLYYGTLGRTFYLGAGINL